The Indicator indicator isolate 239-I01 chromosome 21, UM_Iind_1.1, whole genome shotgun sequence region ACCCACAGGGGCCCCACAGATCCCCTGCCTTGTCCATACGGCTGAGGCCTCAAGCTCACCCCACGCCCAGCCTTGGCCACCAGCTCTCCACCCACCCAAATTACTGCTCTTTCCCAACAGGAAGGGCCATGGCCCTGCCCCACACCCCATcctgggcacccacagcagccccccTAGGGGAGGGGGAACGGTTTTGCCCTGCCGAGCACCGCCCCAAACTGGCACCCGTGATGCCCAGGGCAACCCCAGGAGTCAGCCCTGGCCTTAAGGGGGGCACAGCTGTCCCCACACAGCCCCTGTTGCCATGGCAGATGCCACATGTCCCTCCCCTGCCACGGATCAGGACACAGAGTGGGCTCGTTGGGGGGGGTACTGGTGTCCCCCACCCCAATctggggacacagctggagagagcaTCCCCCCCACAGGCCCTGTGGGAAAACTGGGAGCCCAGCTCCCCATTTGTGTCATTGGGCTGGAAGTGCCTGCAGACCTGGGGGGGGATATTTGGGGGGGGCCCAAAtctgccctgggggtggttacatccccagcctgccctcGCCAACCCCCATGGCTCAGGTTTGGGGTACaaatcagcacccccaagaaGGGCCCTTTGCCCCCCCCGGGGTGACTCCTCTTTACCTTCCCCAGGGTGAGGTGGGACCCTGGGGCCACATTCTGTGTGCCACTGCCACGTCCCTTGGCTGTCCCCTACCATGTCTCCCCCTGCAACCCcaggggctcagcaccctcccgacatggtgctgcctgcagctcaagAATCCTGCTGGGCTGGATCCTGCCTCAGCTCCTTGTGACCTCAGGTTTCACCCTCCCCACCCTACCCtggggcaccagcaccccagtATCAGCACCATATGCTCCTAGCACCTTCCTGACCCCTCCACCAGGGTTTTGGGTTcctgccaccccctccccagacCAGTCCCACTCCCCCCTTCCATCACCCAGGTCCAGGAAAAGGAAGTGAGAGCGGCAGGCAACCGGCACCACGGGGCACCCATTACAGGGCCTGGTGGGAGCActggagggactgggagggactggggtgCTGGGGCGGGAGTGGGTGAGTGGCCAGGGGTGGGAATTGTGCAAGAGGGGATCAGGGTGCTGCTCAGGATGAGTGCTGGGGAGGCAGGGGTGTCTGGGTGCTGTGCAGTTTGGGGTGACATATGGGTGCTGTGCAGCGGGGGTGAGGGTGCTGTGCAGTTTTGGGGTGACATATGGGTGCTGTGCAGCGGGGGGTGATGGTGCTGTGCAGTTTGGGGTGGCACGAGTGCTGTGCAGGGGGTTCAGGATGATGTGCAAGATGGGTGCTAGGTGGGGGACAGACATGGGGGCTGTGCAGGTTTGGGGGCTGCGCAGGAGGGGTTTAGGGTGCTGTGCAGTTTGGGGCGACAGGGGTGCTGTGCAGCGGGGTCAGGGGGCTGGGTAGGGGGGCTCCTGCggccgggggggggggcaggagcGGTCCCTTTAACCACCCCCGTCCCGCCCCGTCCGAAAGAGGAAGCGGCACCGCCCCGCCCCCAGCGGCGCCGGGACCGGGgcccaggggctgggggggtgctgagcaccaggggtgcaagctgctggggacaggggtGCACAGCACAAGGATGCAAGGTGCTGAGGGTGCAGGGTATGGGTGCGGGGTCTGGAGATGCTGGGTGCAGGGCACATGGGTGCAGCTTTGGGGGCGTACAAAACACATGGGTGCGGGGTCTGGGGTGCTGGGTGTAgggcacaaaggtgctgagggtgTAGGGTATGGGTGCAGGTTTTGGGGGTGCTGGACTCCAGTGTGCAGAGTTTGGGGGTACCGGATCCCAGGGTGGAAggtctgggggtgctgggtcaCTGGGTGCAGGTCTGGGGGGTACAAGACACAGGGGTGCAGGGTCTGGGGGGCACAAGACACGAGGGTGCAGGGTCTGGGGGGCACAAGACACGAGGGTGCAGGGTCTGGGGGGCACAAGACACGAGGGTGCAGGTCTGGGGGGGTACAAGACACGAGGGTGCAGGTCTGGGGGGGTACAAGACACGAGGGTGCAGGGTCGGGGGGTACAAGACACGAGGGTGCAGGGTCGGGGGGTACAAGACACGAGGGTGCAGGGTCCGGGGGGTACAAGACACGAGGGTGCAGGTCTGGGGGGTACAAGACACGAGGGTGCAGGTCTGGGGGGTACAAGACACGAGGGTGCAGGGTCCGGGGGGTACAAGACACGAGGGTGCAGGGTCCGGGGGGTACAAGACACGAGGGTGCAGGGTCTGGGGGCACAAGACACGAGGGTGCAGGGTCTGGGGGGTACAAGACACGAGGGTGCAGGGTCTGGGGGGGTACAAGACACGAGGGTGCAGGGTCTGGGGGGGTACAAGACACGAGGGTGCAGGGTCTGGGGGGCACAAGACACGAGGGTGCAGGGTCTGGGGGGGTACAAGACACGAGGGTGCAGGGTCGGGGGGGCACAAGACACGAGGGTGCAGGGTCCGGGGGGTACAAGACACGAGGGTGCAGGGTCCGGGGGGTACAAGACACGAGGTGCAGGGTCCGGGGGGCACAAGACACGAGGTGCAGGGTCTGGGGGCACAAGACACGAGGGTGCAGGGTCCGGGGGGTACAAGACACGAGGGTGCAGGGTCTGGGGGGTACAAGACACGAGGGTGCAGGGTCCGGGGGGTACAAGACACGAGGGTGCAGGGTCTGGGGGGGTACAAGACACGAGGGTGCAGGGTCTGGAGGGTACAAGACACGAGGGTGCAGGGTCTGGGGGGGTACAAGACACGAGGGTGCAGGGTCTGGGGGGTCACAAGACACGAGGGTGCAGGGTCTGGAGGGTACAAGACACGAGGGTGCAGGGTCTGGGGGGTACAAGACACGAGGGTGCAGGGTCTGGAGGGTACAAGACACGAGGGTGCAGGGTCTGGGGGGCACAAGACACGAGGGTGCAGGGTCTGGAGGGTACAAGACACGAGGGTGCAGGGTCTGGGGGGGTACAAGACACAAGGGTGCAGGGTCTGGGGGGCACAAGACACGAGGGTGCAGGGTCTGGGGGGCACAAGACACAAGGGTGCAGGGTCTGGGGGGTACAAGACACATGGGTGCAGGGTCTGGGGGGCACAAGACACATGGGTGCAGGGTCTGGGGATGCTGGGCCCATGGGTGCAGGACTTGGGGGCACCACCATGATCTCCCCACCCCTGACACCACCCAGCCCCCTCTTCAGAGGCCACAATGGAGAAGGACCTCAACTGCTACCAGGACGCAGCCAAGCCAGTGGCCGGTAACAGGTTGGGCGCTGAGGGGCCAGAGGCACAGGTGAGGCCTGGGGTGGTGctcacccatgggtgctggctGGGTGCTCTATCCCCAGGGCTcacagcagggcttgggctgggggggTTCCCCCCCACAGCTGGACGATTTTGTGGGTGCTCCCCCCGACTACaacgaggaggaggaggagcagaagtATTTCCGCCGCAAGCGCCTGGGGGTGGTGAAGAACGTGgtggctgccagcctggccctcaCCCTCACCTATGCTGTCTACCTGGGTATGGCCCTGCTCCCCCTGGGGACCACCTCCCCGTGCCTTCGGGGGGAAGCTCGAGGGTGAAGGGGCTGACAACCTGGGCCTCCTCCACCCCCAAAAAGGCCTCCTGCAGATGCAGCTGATCCTCCACTACGACGAGACTTACCGGGAGGTGAAGTACAGCAACATCCAACTGGAGGACATCGACCGCAAGGTCCTGATGGGCATCAACGTCACCCCGGTGGTGGCACTGCTCTACACACCCGTCCTCATCCGGTAGGACCTCACCATCACTTCTCCTCACCCCTGGGCACGCTGGGGCTGCTTGCTGACGCCTTCTCCACCTCCTCATGGCAGGTTCTTGGGCACCAAGTGGGCCATGTTCCTGGCAGTTGGCATCTACGCCCTCTTCGTCTCCAGCAACTACTGGGAGCGCTACTACACGCTGGTGCCCTCCGCCGTGGCCATCGGGGTGGCCATCGTGCCGCTCTGGGCTTCCACGGGGAACTACATCACGAGGTAAGCAgcttttggggggggagggagggggctggggaggtggtCTGGGTGGTCAGAGGGGGTGGCCAACTGAGGCAGCATGCCCCCTTAGGATGGCGCAGAAGTACTACGAGTACACCAGCTACAAAGAGGAGTACATCCAGGAGCAGGAGCGAGCACCGCGAGGTGCCTTCAACACCTACATCATCATCTTCCAGACTGTCTTCTATGCCTGCTTCCATGTGAGAGATGGTGGTGGGGCACGGTATGGGCATGGGGGTGAGGGCACAACTGGTATTCTAAAGCTGCCCCCCAAACCTTGGTTCTCAATCTTGTAGCTGAGCTTCGTCTGTGCGCAGATGCCCATGCTCTTCTTCCTCAACAACTACCTCTACCACCACAACCACACACTCGCTGGGGTCAAGCACTGCGGTGAGACAGTGGGACGTGAGGGGACAGCGTGGCATGAGGAGTGCTGGGAGGGAGTCAGGGTGCtgtttagaatcagagaattgttagtgttggaagggacctcaaggctcagccagttccaacccccctgccatgggcagggacacctcacaccagatccagttgctcagagccacatccagcctggctgcaaaaacctccagggatgaggcttccaccacctccctgggcaacctgtgccagtctctcaccaccctcatggggaagaatttcttcctaacatccaatctgaatctccccatttctagttttgctccattccccccagtcctgtcatgacctgacaccctgaaaagtccctccccagctttcttgtagcccccttcagatactggaaggccacaagaaggtctccttggagccttctcctctccagactgaactaccccagctctctcagcctgtcttcataggagagaagCTTAGGTTGGGGTTAGGGTATTGAGGATGGGCATAGGTGGCAGCAGGTCAGGACTGGTACTTAGGTGGGGGGCTGCAGGAACCTGCGGGAGCAGTGACCCAGACCATGCTCCCTTAGTTTGGCACTGAGGTGTGGCCTGTCCCCTGGGCAGGTACCCTGAGCCACGGCACCTTAGCTGGCCTCAACAAGACAGTTCTTCAGAGCCTTCCTCGCAGCGTCAACCTCATCATCGTGGAGAGCGCCTTGATGGCAGCTGCCTTCCTCGCCATGCTGCTGGTGAGGGCTCCggtggctgggctggggatgGCCGGGGATGAGCTGGGGATGGCCGGGGATGAGCTGGGACAAACCGCTGGTGCCTCCCTGACCGGTGGTCTCCGCGGCACGGGCaggtgctggtgctgtgtgGCTCAGCCTATCGACCCACGGAGGAGATCGACCTGCGCAGCATCGGCTGGGGGAACATCTTCCAGCTGCCCTTCAAGCACATGAGAGACTATCGCCTGCGccacctcctccccttcttcatCTACAGCGGCTTCGAGGTGCTCTTCGCCTGCACCGGCTTCACCTTGGTAAGGGGATGCTGCTACTGGGggtgacagaggagggacaactctactctgctctcctccccccctctactctgccctggtgagatgtcacctggaatactgcatccagtctagggctccccagttcaggagggacagggatctgctgagagagtccaagggagggctgtgaggatgctgaagggactggagcactgccctgggaggagaggctgagagccctggggatgttcagtctggagaagagaaggctgagaggggatctgatcaatgtctatcaatagctgagggctgggggtcaggaggcaggggacaggctctgctcacttgcaccctgtgctaggacaaggggcaatggagagaaactccagcacaggaggttccacctccacatgaggaggaacttcctccctgtgagggtcacagagcactggaacaggctgcccagagaggttgtggagtctccttctctggagactttccagccccatctggatgtgttcctgtgtgacctgtgctggattctatggtcctgctctggcaggggggttggactcgacgatctctgggacgtcccttccaacccctatgatcctatgaaccCAGCTGGGTGACCCCAAGCTTGTCCTCACCACAGAACTACGGGGTGTGTgtcctggggctggagaagttGGCAGATCTCCTCATGGCCTACGGCTTCTCGGCTTCGGTgtgctccagcctggcactctgCACCCTGCGCCTGCGCCGGCAGGTCCCACTGCTGGCTGGTGGCCTTGTCCACACTGCCCTCCTGGTGACCCTCTTCTGCTGGGCACCTGaaccccagcacctcctccagGCACCTCTGCTCTACACCATCGCCGTGCTCTGGGGCATGGGCAGTGCCCTCAACAAGACGGGCATCAGCAGTGAGTCCTCAAAAATTGCCTCTTGGCACGGCCTCATTgtttccagctcctctccttgtGTCCCCTGTCACAGCCAGGTTGgatccagctcctctcctcacaTCCCCTGGCATGACCATGTTGTTCCCTCATGTCCCTTGGAATGGCCAGGTTTTCCCCTGCTCCTTTTCCCATGGCCAGATTGTCCCCAACTCCTCTCCTCATGCCCCCTAGCACAGCCAGGTTGTCCTCAGCTCCTCAGCCAGACTGCCCCCAGCTCTTCTCCTCACATCTGCTGGCATAGCCAGATTGTCCCCTTGCATCCCCTGGTACAGCCAGGTTGTCCCCAGCTCTTTTCCTCATGTCCCCTAGCATAGCCAGGTtgttcccagctccctcccctcctgtctGCTGGCACCACAACCTGGTGGTCCCCAGCTCCTTGGCCCCACTGATGAGGGGGACagacccacagcagctgcatccTGCTGCCAGCGCCCTGAGAGGGGATGTGAGCACACAAGGGCCACACTGACAGCCGCTCTCTTCCACCCCAGTCCTCCTGGGCATGCTGTATGAGGACAAGGAGCGCCAAGACTTCATCTTCACCATCTACCACTGGTGGCAAGCTGTGGCCATCTTCACCGTCTACCTGTGGTCGGGGCTCCCCATGAAGGTGAGCGGCGGCTGTCCCCTCCACCTCCTCGAGGTGCTTCCACCCCCAGGCCGCAGCGTCACACCCCACCTGCTGCCACCCCTTCACCCAGGCCAAGCTCTCCATCATGCTGCTGACGCTGTGGGTGGCAGCGGGGTCCTACCTGCGGATGGAGCACAAGCTGGGGCAGCACGTGGCCTACCGCCTGCCCCGCATCCCTCGCCCGCACCACACCATGCGTGGCTACCGCTACGTGGAGGAGGACAACTCGGACGAGCCCGGCTCGGAGGGTGAGGAAGCTGCCAACGGTGATGATCGACACCCAGCCGCCAGCAGGGACAAGCTGCCAAACGATGACGAGGAACATCTGGATTAGAGACGTTTTTGTCCCGTCCCACTGCTGCGGAGGGCTCTCCTCGCTCTGTGAGCCCGAGGGGGGATGGTCCAAATGGGCACAGGCTTCCTCAGGAAGGTCCACAGACCtcaaagcaggaccacagacTCCTCACAGGCAGGCCAGAGCAGTAGACCCCCAGACGAGGCTCACAACCCCCCTCCCCAAGGCAAACCCTCAGCCCCCTATCCCAGGCCTGCAGCTCCCAGATCAGGCCCACAGACCCTACACCAGGCCCACAGGTTCTCAGGAAGCCCACCAGGTAGACCCACAACTTCCCCAGACCAGGCCTACAGCATCCCAAGAAGCCCTCCAGGCAGGTCCACAGACCTTCAACCAGACTCACAACCTCCCAGACAGACACACAGTCCCCTCAGGAAGGTGCACGGCTCCTCAGACCACGTCTTTGGACCCTAGACAGAcaacccacccaccccaaaCTGCCACTCAGCACCCTCAAACTGGGCTCACAACCCCTTCAGGAAGGTACACAGACCCTAAACCAGGCCCACAACCTCCTCGGGTAGGTCCACAACCCACCCTCAGGCCATATCTTCAGACCCTAGACAGATCCCCAGGCCTCCAAGACTGAcactcagcacccccaaaacAGGCCCACAACACCCCGGGACCAGCCTCCCTCCCTTTATTCCCCTTACAAATGAATAAATCCTCTCTCTCCGCCATCCTCTGCCTC contains the following coding sequences:
- the UNC93B1 gene encoding protein unc-93 homolog B1 — its product is MQAPSSEATMEKDLNCYQDAAKPVAGNRLGAEGPEAQLDDFVGAPPDYNEEEEEQKYFRRKRLGVVKNVVAASLALTLTYAVYLGLLQMQLILHYDETYREVKYSNIQLEDIDRKVLMGINVTPVVALLYTPVLIRFLGTKWAMFLAVGIYALFVSSNYWERYYTLVPSAVAIGVAIVPLWASTGNYITRMAQKYYEYTSYKEEYIQEQERAPRGAFNTYIIIFQTVFYACFHLSFVCAQMPMLFFLNNYLYHHNHTLAGVKHCGTLSHGTLAGLNKTVLQSLPRSVNLIIVESALMAAAFLAMLLVLVLCGSAYRPTEEIDLRSIGWGNIFQLPFKHMRDYRLRHLLPFFIYSGFEVLFACTGFTLNYGVCVLGLEKLADLLMAYGFSASVCSSLALCTLRLRRQVPLLAGGLVHTALLVTLFCWAPEPQHLLQAPLLYTIAVLWGMGSALNKTGISILLGMLYEDKERQDFIFTIYHWWQAVAIFTVYLWSGLPMKAKLSIMLLTLWVAAGSYLRMEHKLGQHVAYRLPRIPRPHHTMRGYRYVEEDNSDEPGSEGEEAANGDDRHPAASRDKLPNDDEEHLD